Proteins from a genomic interval of Marinobacter gudaonensis:
- the plsB gene encoding glycerol-3-phosphate 1-O-acyltransferase PlsB, with protein MRLYQGIRSLILALFRKILFIWVRTDVSGNSVEALALDPDKPVCYVLQYSSLSSRLVLEQEVIRAGLPGATEALPVKNGPSHSFFFLYRRIGGFFRGRQAPAPTNEFRALVHYGLEHPDQDVQIVPVSLFWGRSPDKEKSLVKLLLSDTWSIAGRLQKFLIIMVHGRNTYVQFNQPLSLKQVIDEYRHNEERANRKLARILRTHFRRVRQAVLGPDLSHRRTLVAGLVRTQAVKEAIRETSAKDDIPPEKVRAKAYKYADEIAASMSIVTIRFLEVVLAWLWNRIYNGIAVNNIRVVKEVAQDNAVVYVPCHRSHIDYLLLSYVLYKNGLMPPHIAAGINLNMPIVGPILRRGGAFFMRRSFKDNPLYATVFNEYMHVMFSRGYSVEYFVEGGRSRTGRMLQPRPGMLAMTVRSFLRDHRKPIVFVPVYIGYEKVMEGRSYLGELRGKKKQKESIFGLAKTVRKLSNSFGRVAVNFGEAIPLAEVLDDVHDSWRDEAYDSEYRPAWLNQAVSELAFRVASNINASVAVNPIGMTATVLLGTERLAMDESQLIRLMDQYAALLKAFPYAETVTLPEGSGKDWVAYCEGMGLVTRQPQKLGDIIALEGSNAILMTYYRNNIQHLFALPSLVASLFENKDSLARDKIVFLASVAYPYLQSELFLKYQPEEAETVINQWIDVLIEQGLLIPLADNRIGRPEEGTEPMLRLRVLSRFIIQTVERYHIALGILRKYGSGKISATELEEQSTLLAERMSILFGLNAPEFFDKSLFRNFIANMQNNGVITTDEDGLLCYGEGLDEVADDARLVLSVEKRQAIQQVTMMGA; from the coding sequence ATGCGTCTTTACCAGGGCATTCGCAGCCTGATCCTGGCCCTTTTTCGAAAGATCCTGTTTATCTGGGTCAGGACCGATGTCAGCGGCAACAGCGTTGAGGCCCTCGCCCTGGATCCTGACAAGCCGGTCTGCTACGTGCTGCAGTACAGCTCGCTGTCCAGCCGCCTCGTACTGGAACAGGAAGTCATCCGCGCCGGACTGCCCGGGGCGACCGAAGCACTGCCGGTGAAGAACGGGCCGTCCCATTCGTTTTTCTTCCTGTATCGCCGGATCGGTGGCTTTTTCCGGGGCCGTCAGGCTCCGGCACCCACCAACGAGTTCCGGGCTCTGGTGCACTATGGCCTGGAACACCCCGATCAGGACGTCCAGATCGTGCCGGTATCGTTGTTCTGGGGACGTTCGCCCGACAAGGAAAAGTCCCTCGTTAAGCTGCTGCTCTCGGACACCTGGTCCATCGCTGGCCGCCTGCAGAAATTCCTGATCATCATGGTGCACGGTCGTAATACTTACGTGCAGTTCAATCAGCCGCTGTCCCTGAAGCAGGTCATCGACGAGTACCGCCACAACGAGGAGCGGGCCAACCGCAAGCTCGCCCGAATCCTCCGAACCCACTTCCGCCGGGTGCGCCAGGCGGTGTTGGGGCCGGACCTTTCCCATCGCCGCACCCTCGTTGCCGGACTGGTGCGAACCCAGGCCGTCAAGGAAGCGATCCGGGAAACGTCGGCCAAAGATGACATCCCGCCGGAAAAGGTGCGGGCCAAGGCCTACAAGTACGCCGACGAGATTGCTGCCAGCATGTCCATTGTCACCATCCGCTTTCTGGAGGTGGTGCTGGCCTGGCTGTGGAACCGCATCTACAACGGCATCGCCGTCAACAACATCCGGGTCGTGAAGGAAGTCGCCCAGGACAACGCCGTGGTCTACGTGCCCTGCCACCGGTCACACATCGATTATCTGCTGCTGTCCTACGTGCTTTACAAGAACGGCCTGATGCCACCCCATATCGCTGCGGGCATCAATCTCAACATGCCCATCGTGGGGCCGATCCTCCGCCGTGGCGGTGCTTTCTTCATGCGCCGGAGCTTCAAGGACAACCCCCTGTATGCCACGGTTTTCAACGAATACATGCACGTGATGTTCTCGCGCGGCTATTCCGTGGAGTATTTTGTTGAAGGTGGCCGCAGTCGCACCGGCCGCATGCTGCAACCTCGCCCAGGGATGCTGGCCATGACCGTGCGCAGCTTTCTGCGGGATCACCGCAAACCGATCGTATTCGTGCCTGTCTATATCGGCTACGAGAAGGTTATGGAAGGTCGCTCTTACCTCGGCGAGCTGCGCGGCAAGAAAAAACAGAAGGAGAGTATCTTCGGCCTCGCCAAGACCGTCCGCAAACTCAGTAACTCCTTCGGCCGCGTGGCGGTGAATTTCGGTGAAGCCATTCCCCTGGCCGAGGTGCTCGATGATGTCCACGACAGCTGGCGCGACGAGGCCTACGATTCCGAGTACCGGCCGGCCTGGCTGAACCAGGCGGTCTCGGAACTGGCGTTCCGGGTGGCCTCGAACATCAACGCCTCGGTTGCCGTGAACCCCATAGGCATGACGGCAACGGTGCTGCTGGGCACCGAGCGTCTTGCCATGGACGAGAGCCAGCTGATCCGGCTGATGGACCAGTACGCCGCGCTGCTCAAAGCGTTCCCCTATGCCGAGACCGTTACCCTGCCGGAGGGCAGCGGCAAGGACTGGGTCGCCTACTGCGAGGGCATGGGCCTGGTTACCCGCCAGCCCCAGAAGCTGGGCGACATCATTGCCCTTGAGGGCAGCAACGCCATTCTGATGACCTACTACCGCAACAACATCCAGCACCTGTTTGCCCTGCCCTCCCTGGTCGCCAGTCTGTTCGAGAACAAGGACTCCCTGGCCCGGGACAAGATTGTTTTCCTGGCCAGCGTGGCCTACCCCTACCTGCAGTCGGAGCTGTTCCTGAAGTACCAGCCCGAGGAGGCAGAAACCGTTATCAACCAGTGGATTGACGTGTTGATTGAGCAGGGACTGCTGATACCGCTGGCCGATAACCGGATTGGGCGCCCTGAGGAAGGCACCGAGCCAATGCTGCGTCTTCGGGTACTGTCACGCTTTATTATCCAGACAGTGGAGCGCTATCACATCGCCCTTGGCATCTTGCGTAAATACGGCTCTGGCAAGATCAGCGCGACGGAGCTGGAAGAGCAGAGCACCCTGCTGGCCGAACGGATGTCGATCCTTTTCGGCCTGAATGCGCCAGAGTTCTTCGACAAGAGCCTGTTCCGCAACTTTATTGCCAACATGCAGAACAACGGCGTTATCACCACCGATGAAGACGGTCTGCTCTGTTATGGGGAGGGCCTGGACGAAGTGGCGGATGATGCCCGCCTGGTGCTGAGCGTGGAAAAACGGCAGGCCATCCAGCAGGTCACCATGATGGGCGCCTGA
- a CDS encoding class I SAM-dependent methyltransferase codes for MSVSDDPVLPSWRDSIAVARSPLGDSQQAAALAHSLELTDLGVVAPKAVRDFPLLLFLDDQGLGLQMTGKGAPGPVRAEFVSGKMGYRREHGGGTGQLVAKAVGLQKTRACLHVVDATAGLGQDAFVLASLGCRVTLFERHPVIHALLADGLARAALNVECRDIIDRMELRGGSSISWLEQAGGELADVVYLDPMFPHRDKSALVKKEMQVFRLLVGDDDDSERLLAAALAHARYRIVVKRPRKASAIAGPDPSTRVEGKSSRYDVYALRALPSQ; via the coding sequence ATGTCTGTATCCGACGACCCGGTTCTTCCTTCCTGGCGAGACAGCATTGCCGTTGCCCGCAGCCCTCTCGGTGACAGTCAGCAGGCTGCGGCCCTGGCGCATTCCCTTGAACTGACGGATCTGGGCGTGGTTGCTCCAAAAGCCGTGCGTGACTTTCCCCTTTTGCTGTTTCTCGATGATCAGGGGCTTGGCCTTCAGATGACCGGCAAGGGTGCTCCCGGGCCGGTGCGCGCAGAGTTTGTCAGCGGCAAGATGGGTTATCGGCGCGAGCATGGTGGCGGCACCGGACAGCTTGTGGCAAAGGCGGTGGGGCTACAGAAAACCCGGGCCTGCCTGCATGTGGTTGATGCCACGGCCGGGCTGGGGCAGGACGCCTTCGTGCTGGCCAGCCTGGGCTGTCGGGTAACGCTGTTTGAGCGCCATCCGGTCATTCATGCCCTGCTGGCCGACGGTCTGGCGCGCGCTGCCCTGAACGTCGAATGCCGCGATATCATTGACCGTATGGAACTGCGCGGAGGCAGCAGCATCTCCTGGCTGGAACAGGCAGGCGGCGAGTTGGCGGACGTGGTCTACCTGGACCCGATGTTCCCGCACCGGGACAAATCCGCGCTGGTGAAAAAGGAAATGCAGGTATTTCGCCTACTGGTGGGTGACGACGACGATTCCGAACGGCTGCTTGCCGCGGCCCTGGCGCATGCGCGCTACCGGATCGTGGTAAAGCGACCCAGGAAGGCATCGGCCATTGCCGGCCCCGATCCCTCGACCCGGGTGGAGGGCAAGAGCAGTCGGTACGACGTCTATGCCCTCAGGGCCTTGCCCAGCCAATAG
- a CDS encoding UDP pyrophosphate phosphatase produces MIGGINPGNTLGFQTGNNSPLRERTDVARAPAAAPEKAPDPARRDLADQSQAPTRERSVTESLERRVEARRASEDARLERFRADEVSLPAARALSTFASVAAAGQDAGADVAGIDILV; encoded by the coding sequence ATGATTGGCGGCATTAATCCGGGCAACACCCTTGGTTTCCAGACTGGTAACAACAGTCCCCTGCGGGAACGCACTGACGTGGCCCGGGCGCCGGCGGCTGCTCCCGAGAAAGCGCCGGATCCAGCTCGCCGCGACCTGGCGGATCAGTCACAGGCTCCCACCCGTGAGCGCAGTGTTACCGAAAGCCTGGAGCGTCGGGTAGAAGCCCGGCGTGCCTCTGAGGATGCCCGCCTTGAGCGTTTTCGGGCCGATGAGGTTTCCCTGCCGGCGGCGCGGGCACTGTCAACCTTTGCTTCTGTTGCCGCGGCCGGCCAGGACGCCGGCGCAGATGTCGCCGGTATCGATATCCTGGTTTGA
- the tsaB gene encoding tRNA (adenosine(37)-N6)-threonylcarbamoyltransferase complex dimerization subunit type 1 TsaB, with translation MKLLALDTSSEGCSAALLTDGELSERFELAPRGHTRLLMPMVRELLAERGLVPADLDALAFARGPGSFTGVRIATGVVQGLAWGLEIPVVPVSSLRAVAFGAIDTFNLADGQGIAVAFDARMGEVYWGCFAASGGLPEPLRDEQVCPPDSVLLPDGHDPWFGVGPGWQYRSQMPSAVSDRVATVDETLLLRASWVARLAEVDLARGQSVPAEQAQPVYIRDEVTWKKLPGR, from the coding sequence GTGAAACTGCTGGCACTGGATACCTCCTCAGAGGGCTGCTCTGCGGCCCTTCTGACGGACGGTGAACTTTCCGAACGCTTCGAATTGGCGCCCAGGGGGCATACCCGCCTGTTGATGCCCATGGTGCGCGAACTGCTCGCGGAACGTGGCCTGGTGCCCGCCGATCTCGACGCCCTGGCGTTTGCCCGGGGCCCAGGTTCGTTCACCGGTGTTAGGATCGCCACGGGCGTTGTCCAGGGCCTGGCCTGGGGGCTGGAAATACCGGTGGTGCCGGTTTCCTCCCTGAGAGCAGTTGCCTTTGGAGCCATTGACACTTTCAACCTGGCGGACGGCCAGGGCATTGCCGTTGCCTTCGACGCCCGCATGGGTGAAGTCTACTGGGGCTGCTTTGCCGCCAGTGGCGGGTTGCCGGAACCCCTGCGGGATGAGCAGGTGTGCCCGCCCGACAGTGTGCTCCTGCCCGATGGTCACGACCCCTGGTTCGGAGTGGGTCCGGGCTGGCAGTACCGCTCGCAGATGCCCTCGGCGGTGTCTGACCGCGTTGCCACCGTAGACGAGACGCTGCTGCTTCGCGCCAGTTGGGTGGCAAGGCTGGCAGAGGTAGACCTGGCCCGGGGACAGTCCGTTCCGGCGGAGCAGGCACAGCCGGTTTACATCCGCGATGAGGTGACCTGGAAGAAACTTCCCGGTCGTTGA
- the adk gene encoding adenylate kinase has translation MRIIMLGAPGAGKGTQAQFITERFGIPQISTGDMLRAAVKAESELGKQVKEVMATGGLVSDDIIIALIEERIQQPDCKNGFLLDGFPRTIPQAEALKEQGIAIDYVVEIAVDDEEIVSRLSGRRVHEASGRIYHVKYDPPKVEGKDDETGDPLVQREDDKEETVRRRLKIYHDQTAPLVGYYQDWAAKDPSAAPKYVRVEGVGSLESIRDQILSELK, from the coding sequence ATGCGAATCATCATGTTAGGCGCGCCGGGCGCAGGCAAGGGGACCCAGGCCCAGTTCATCACTGAACGGTTTGGCATTCCCCAGATCTCCACGGGAGACATGCTGAGGGCTGCAGTGAAGGCCGAGTCCGAGCTGGGCAAACAGGTGAAGGAAGTCATGGCGACCGGGGGACTGGTCTCTGACGACATCATCATTGCGCTGATTGAGGAGCGTATCCAGCAGCCGGATTGCAAAAACGGCTTTCTGCTGGATGGATTTCCCCGCACCATTCCCCAGGCCGAAGCCCTGAAAGAGCAAGGTATCGCCATTGATTACGTGGTTGAGATTGCCGTGGACGACGAGGAGATTGTCAGCCGTCTGTCCGGCCGTCGCGTGCATGAGGCCAGTGGTCGTATCTATCACGTGAAATACGATCCGCCGAAGGTTGAAGGCAAGGATGACGAAACCGGAGACCCGCTGGTTCAGCGGGAGGACGACAAGGAAGAGACCGTTCGTCGGCGTCTGAAGATCTACCACGACCAGACGGCTCCACTGGTTGGTTATTACCAGGATTGGGCCGCCAAGGACCCCTCCGCAGCGCCCAAATATGTCCGGGTAGAGGGCGTGGGTAGCCTGGAAAGCATTCGCGACCAGATCCTGTCTGAGCTCAAGTAA
- a CDS encoding HDOD domain-containing protein produces the protein MALAARLDHFFARKGLNYRELPIDQVTSLDAAVIASGLSQKQIIRATLLIDISGVVMAVHRFDSSLDPDAVQQLTGRRLQPLTARQTMRLFGDCDPGFTPPIGQAYDLAVIVDEDVMQAENVVFTGGTDHSLVEMTGRDFRLALAGAREGHLVIRGPGNGAREALTLEEVADKLQRLYRLPPMPALALRILRLTANTDATARELAELIEFDPSLTAQIMRYARSALFNYPGQIHSVQEAVTRVLGFDRVAHIALGIASVRAFDVPRKGMLGMDSFWRHSLYCAFLCQSIAPRCGADKGLAYLCGLLHNFGLLLVGHLFPAEFDELNQLREANPEASMHSLEQQVFGAGNGQEILSVGHGAIGGILHRLWQLPDPVVKAAGVHQQPGYHGEHEHYVVMVQLANALLKERGIGDEFNPDDVPSMLEQLGLAPEIIGDLTADMDRVAPDLDALANSLSS, from the coding sequence GTGGCACTGGCAGCGCGTTTGGATCATTTCTTTGCCCGAAAAGGGCTCAATTACCGGGAGCTGCCGATCGATCAGGTCACCAGCCTCGACGCTGCTGTTATTGCCTCCGGGCTGAGCCAGAAGCAGATCATCCGGGCAACCCTGCTGATCGACATCAGCGGCGTGGTGATGGCCGTGCACCGATTCGACAGTTCCCTGGATCCCGATGCGGTTCAGCAGCTGACCGGCCGACGCCTGCAACCCCTGACCGCCCGCCAGACCATGCGCCTGTTCGGGGACTGCGACCCGGGTTTCACGCCGCCGATCGGGCAGGCCTACGACCTGGCGGTTATTGTTGATGAAGATGTCATGCAGGCGGAAAACGTGGTGTTCACCGGGGGTACAGACCATTCCCTGGTGGAAATGACGGGCCGTGATTTCCGGCTGGCGCTGGCCGGCGCCAGGGAAGGCCACCTGGTTATTCGGGGCCCGGGCAATGGCGCCCGGGAAGCACTGACTCTGGAAGAGGTGGCCGACAAGCTACAACGGCTGTATCGCTTGCCCCCCATGCCGGCACTGGCCCTTCGTATCCTGAGGCTAACCGCCAATACCGATGCCACCGCGCGGGAGCTGGCCGAGCTGATCGAGTTCGACCCGAGCCTGACCGCCCAGATCATGCGCTACGCCCGCTCCGCGCTGTTCAACTATCCTGGCCAGATTCACTCGGTACAGGAAGCCGTTACCCGGGTTCTCGGATTTGACCGGGTGGCCCATATTGCCCTGGGTATTGCCTCCGTGCGCGCCTTCGATGTGCCCCGCAAGGGCATGTTGGGCATGGACAGTTTCTGGCGCCATTCCCTGTATTGTGCGTTCCTGTGCCAGAGTATTGCGCCGCGCTGTGGCGCCGACAAGGGGCTTGCCTACCTGTGTGGTCTGTTGCACAACTTCGGGTTGTTGCTGGTTGGCCACCTGTTCCCCGCCGAGTTCGACGAGCTCAATCAGCTCCGGGAGGCCAATCCGGAGGCCAGCATGCACTCTCTGGAGCAACAGGTGTTCGGTGCGGGTAACGGCCAGGAAATCCTGTCGGTGGGGCACGGAGCCATCGGCGGCATCCTGCACCGTCTCTGGCAGCTTCCCGATCCGGTGGTCAAGGCCGCGGGTGTCCACCAGCAGCCCGGCTATCACGGCGAGCACGAGCACTACGTGGTGATGGTGCAACTTGCCAACGCCCTGCTCAAGGAGCGTGGCATCGGTGACGAGTTCAATCCGGATGATGTTCCCTCCATGCTGGAGCAGCTGGGTCTCGCGCCGGAAATCATCGGTGATCTGACCGCAGATATGGACCGCGTGGCGCCCGACCTGGACGCACTGGCCAACTCCCTGTCATCCTGA
- the ppc gene encoding phosphoenolpyruvate carboxylase produces MTELHPDLRENVRMLGELLGQSIRRYPGQDCYELIEEIRAAAKADRRQESGSGQRLVNLLGKLSDDELLPVTRAFNQFLNLANLAEQYHGIRRKRGHQSDLMVESLSEVFGRLKHGGISAEELHQRVSDLRIEFVLTAHPTEVARRTLIMKYDEMSDCLARLDHEDLMPAERDEVVDRLAQLVTEAWHTDEIRHERPTAVDEAKWGFAVIENSLWQALPQFLRSLDLSLEEATGSGLPLGVSPIRIASWMGGDRDGNPNVTHQVTERVFLLGRWMAADLYLRDIQALRAELSMWQASDELRAVVGDAREPYRQVLADLRERLMRTRDWAEASVNGESADASGILFENEDFTGPLELCYRSLVECGLETIANGPLLDTIRRAHTFGLPLIRLDIRQEASRHAEAVAEMVDYLGLGDYLSWSEAERQAFLVKELQGRRPLVPRNWEPSDPVREVLATCEVVARQTPEALGSYVISMASKPSDVLSVILLLRESGMKFPMRVVPLFETLDDLRGAPDSMAALYEVEWYREYCQGRQEVMIGYSDSSKDAGQLMAAWAQYQAQEQLTRVANEYGVHLTLFHGRGGTVGRGGGPANRAILSQPPGSVNGSFRITEQGEMIRFKFGLPRLAVQSLTLYTTAVIEATLAPPPKPEDNWRETMDWLTERSLKAYRDVVRENPDFVPYFRQVTPEQALGKLALGSRPARRKAAGGVESLRAIPWIFAWTQMRLMLPSWLGSDVALEEAARDNRLPVLRQMMQGWPFFRTYVDMLEMVLAKADLRIASYYEQTLLDDDRLKSLGESLRVRLQGCIQRLLELKEQTELLEDEPVFAHSMKVRNPYTDPLHYLQAELLRRDRDSEGKGEVPELVERALKVTMAGIAAGMRNTG; encoded by the coding sequence GTGACTGAGCTACACCCCGATCTGCGAGAGAATGTCCGAATGCTGGGCGAGTTGCTCGGCCAGAGCATCCGCCGGTACCCCGGCCAGGACTGTTACGAACTGATCGAGGAGATCCGGGCCGCCGCCAAGGCAGACCGGCGCCAGGAGAGCGGCTCCGGTCAGCGGCTGGTCAATCTTCTGGGCAAGCTCAGCGACGACGAACTTCTCCCGGTTACCCGGGCCTTCAACCAGTTCCTGAACCTGGCCAACCTGGCTGAGCAATACCACGGCATCCGTCGCAAGCGCGGTCACCAGTCCGATCTGATGGTGGAATCCCTCAGTGAGGTGTTCGGCCGCCTGAAACACGGCGGTATCAGTGCCGAGGAGCTGCACCAACGGGTGTCCGATTTACGGATCGAGTTTGTCCTGACTGCGCACCCCACCGAAGTGGCCCGCCGAACCTTGATCATGAAGTACGACGAGATGTCCGATTGCCTGGCCAGGCTGGACCATGAGGATTTGATGCCGGCGGAGCGGGACGAGGTGGTCGACCGACTGGCCCAACTGGTCACCGAGGCCTGGCACACCGACGAGATCCGGCACGAACGGCCAACGGCGGTGGATGAAGCCAAATGGGGCTTTGCGGTGATTGAAAACAGCCTCTGGCAGGCCCTACCCCAGTTTCTGCGCAGTCTGGATCTCTCCCTTGAGGAAGCTACCGGCAGTGGGTTGCCCCTGGGGGTATCGCCCATCCGTATTGCCTCCTGGATGGGGGGCGACCGGGATGGTAACCCCAATGTGACCCATCAGGTGACCGAACGGGTGTTTCTGCTCGGCCGCTGGATGGCGGCGGACCTGTACCTGCGGGATATTCAGGCCCTGCGGGCTGAGCTTTCCATGTGGCAGGCCAGCGATGAACTCAGGGCGGTCGTTGGCGATGCCCGGGAGCCTTATCGCCAGGTGCTGGCGGACCTCCGCGAACGCCTGATGCGCACCCGGGACTGGGCTGAAGCCAGTGTCAATGGCGAATCCGCCGACGCCTCCGGCATTCTGTTCGAGAACGAGGACTTCACCGGTCCTCTGGAGCTCTGCTACCGCTCCCTCGTTGAGTGCGGCCTGGAGACCATTGCCAACGGTCCACTTCTGGACACCATTCGCCGGGCCCACACTTTCGGTCTGCCGCTGATACGCCTGGATATCCGTCAGGAGGCCTCCAGGCACGCGGAAGCAGTGGCGGAAATGGTGGATTACCTTGGGCTCGGGGATTACCTGTCCTGGTCGGAGGCGGAGCGCCAGGCCTTCCTGGTGAAGGAGCTTCAGGGTCGGCGGCCGCTTGTGCCGCGTAACTGGGAGCCTTCTGATCCGGTTCGGGAAGTACTGGCCACCTGCGAAGTGGTCGCCCGTCAGACCCCCGAAGCACTTGGCTCCTACGTGATCTCCATGGCCAGCAAGCCATCCGACGTGCTCAGCGTGATCCTGCTGCTGCGCGAATCGGGCATGAAATTTCCTATGCGGGTGGTGCCCCTGTTTGAAACCCTGGATGACCTGCGCGGTGCGCCGGACAGCATGGCCGCCCTGTACGAGGTTGAATGGTACCGGGAGTACTGCCAGGGGCGGCAGGAAGTGATGATTGGCTATTCGGATTCCTCCAAGGACGCCGGCCAGTTGATGGCCGCCTGGGCCCAGTATCAGGCTCAGGAACAACTGACCCGGGTGGCCAACGAATATGGCGTGCACCTGACCCTGTTCCACGGCCGCGGCGGTACCGTGGGTCGCGGAGGCGGTCCCGCCAACCGCGCCATCCTGTCCCAGCCGCCGGGGTCTGTGAACGGCAGTTTCCGGATCACCGAGCAGGGCGAGATGATCCGGTTCAAATTCGGTCTGCCCAGGCTGGCGGTCCAGAGTCTCACCCTCTACACCACGGCGGTTATTGAAGCCACCCTGGCGCCACCTCCGAAACCCGAGGACAACTGGCGGGAAACCATGGACTGGCTCACCGAGCGGTCCCTGAAAGCCTACCGGGATGTGGTTCGTGAAAATCCGGATTTCGTGCCCTATTTCCGGCAGGTAACACCGGAGCAGGCCCTGGGCAAACTGGCTCTGGGCAGCCGCCCGGCGCGCCGCAAGGCTGCCGGCGGCGTAGAGAGCCTGCGCGCGATCCCCTGGATCTTCGCCTGGACCCAGATGCGCCTGATGCTGCCCAGCTGGCTGGGTAGTGATGTGGCGCTGGAAGAAGCGGCGAGGGACAACCGGCTGCCGGTGCTGCGGCAAATGATGCAGGGCTGGCCGTTTTTCCGCACCTATGTCGATATGCTGGAAATGGTTCTGGCCAAGGCCGACCTGCGGATTGCCAGCTACTATGAACAGACACTGCTGGATGATGACCGGCTCAAGTCACTTGGTGAGAGCCTGAGGGTTCGCCTGCAGGGCTGCATTCAGCGGTTGCTGGAACTCAAGGAGCAGACCGAGCTGCTTGAGGATGAGCCTGTGTTCGCTCATTCCATGAAAGTGCGTAACCCCTACACGGACCCACTTCATTATCTGCAGGCGGAGCTGCTCCGCCGGGATCGCGATAGCGAGGGTAAAGGTGAGGTGCCCGAGCTGGTTGAGCGGGCCCTGAAGGTGACCATGGCCGGTATTGCCGCAGGCATGCGCAACACTGGCTGA
- the mazG gene encoding nucleoside triphosphate pyrophosphohydrolase: MRYTIEDLKTLMARLRDPETGCPWDTKQSYRTIMPHTLEEAYEVADAIEREDYPHLKDELGDLLFQVIFYAQLGREDGHFDFDGVVDHLVRKLVRRHPHVFPEGTLDSRIDPDNRPDEAWIKESWERIKAEERAMKPAPDAEAAASRLDGIARTLPAMARAEKLQKRAARHGFDWPEIGPVFDKLHEEIDELKEAWQAAQAGSGDPDAVEDELGDLLFVCVNLARFMKVNPEQALNRTNHKFDARFRAIERVLEQEGRDMDEESLEALDAVWQAVKGVEREGGGRP, translated from the coding sequence ATGAGATACACCATCGAGGACCTGAAAACGCTGATGGCGCGCCTCCGGGATCCGGAGACCGGGTGCCCCTGGGACACCAAACAGTCCTATCGGACCATCATGCCTCATACGCTGGAGGAAGCCTACGAAGTGGCGGACGCCATTGAGCGGGAGGACTATCCGCACCTGAAGGACGAGCTGGGGGATCTGCTGTTCCAGGTGATTTTCTATGCCCAGCTGGGTCGTGAAGATGGCCACTTCGATTTCGATGGTGTGGTGGATCATCTGGTGCGCAAGCTGGTACGCCGGCACCCCCACGTTTTTCCAGAGGGAACCCTGGACAGTCGGATCGACCCGGATAACCGGCCCGATGAGGCCTGGATCAAGGAAAGCTGGGAAAGGATCAAGGCGGAGGAACGGGCCATGAAGCCGGCTCCGGATGCCGAAGCGGCTGCCAGTCGGCTGGATGGCATTGCCCGAACCCTGCCGGCCATGGCCCGGGCCGAGAAGCTCCAGAAGCGGGCTGCTCGCCACGGCTTTGACTGGCCCGAGATTGGCCCCGTGTTCGACAAGCTGCACGAGGAAATCGACGAGCTCAAGGAAGCGTGGCAGGCGGCGCAGGCCGGAAGCGGCGATCCGGATGCCGTTGAAGACGAATTGGGTGACCTGCTGTTTGTTTGCGTCAATCTGGCACGGTTCATGAAGGTGAATCCTGAGCAGGCCCTGAATCGCACCAATCACAAGTTCGATGCCCGCTTCCGGGCCATTGAACGTGTGCTGGAGCAGGAGGGGCGTGACATGGACGAAGAATCGCTCGAGGCGCTGGATGCCGTCTGGCAGGCGGTCAAGGGTGTCGAGCGGGAGGGCGGGGGCCGCCCGTGA